From Capra hircus breed San Clemente chromosome 1, ASM170441v1, whole genome shotgun sequence, the proteins below share one genomic window:
- the HGD gene encoding homogentisate 1,2-dioxygenase, producing the protein MTELKYISGFGNECASEDPRCPGALPEGQNNPQVCPYNLYAEQLSGSAFTCPRSTNKRSWLYRILPSVCHKPFEFIDQGHITHNWDEVNPDPNQLRWKPFEIPKASQKKVDFVNGLHTLCGAGDIRSNNGLAIHVFLCNTSMENRCFYNSDGDLLIVPQKGKLLIYTEFGKMLVQPNEICVIQRGMRFSIDVFEETRGYILEVYGVHFELPDLGPIGANGLANPRDFLIPVAWYEDRQVPGGYTVINKHQGKLFAARQDVSPFNVVAWHGNYTPYKYNLENFMVINSVAFDHADPSIFTVLTAKSVRPGVAIADFVIFPPRWGVADKTFRPPYYHRNCMSEFMGLIKGRYEAKQGGFLPGGGSLHSPMTPHGPDADCFEKASKVKLAPERIADGTMAFMFESSLNMAVTKWGLKTSNCLDENYYKCWEPLKSHFTPNSRNPAETN; encoded by the exons TACATTTCTGGATTCGGGAATGAGTGTGCCTCAGAGGACCCTCGCTGCCCAGGTGCCCTGCCAGAAGGACAG AATAATCCTCAAGTTTGCCCCTACAATCTGTATGCTGAGCAGCTCTCAGGATCAGCTTTCACTTGTCCACGGAGCACCAATAAAAGAAG CTGGCTGTATAGGATTCTCCCTTCAGTTTGTCACAAGCCTTTTGAATTCATTGACCAAGGCCACATCACTCACAACTGGGACGAAGTTAATCCTGACCCTAACCAG cTGCGATGGAAACCATTTGAGATTCCAAAAGCCTCTCAGAAGAAAGTGGACTTCGTGAAT GGCCTGCACACCTTGTGTGGAGCTGGAGACATCAGGTCTAACAATGGGCTTGCTATCCACGTTTTCCTCTGTAACACCTCCATGGAGAATAG ATGCTTTTACAATTCAGATGGAGACCTCTTGATTG TTCCCCAGAAAGGGAAACTTCTCATTTACACCGAGTTTGGCAAGATGCTTGTTCAGCCCAACGAGATCTGCGTCATTCAG AGAGGAATGCGGTTCAGCATCGATGTCTTCGAGGAGACTAGAGGCTACATCTTGGAGGTTTATGGAGTCCACTTCGAGTTGCCTGACCTGGGACCAATTG GAGCCAATGGCTTGGCCAACCCTCGTGATTTCTTGATACCTGTTGCCTGGTATGAAGATCGCCAAGTGCCAGGTGGTTACACTGTGATTAATAAACACCAGGGCAAGCTATTTGCTGCCAGACAG GATGTCTCCCCATTCAATGTTGTGGCTTGGCATGGGAATTATACCCCCTACAAGTACAACTTGGAGAACTTTATGGTCATCAATTCAGTGGCCTTTGACCATGCA GACCCATCCATTTTCACGGTATTGACTGCTAAGTCTGTACGCCCTGGTGTGGCCATTGCTGATTTTGTCATCTTCCCACCTCGATGGGGGGTTGCTGATAAGACCTTCAGGCCTCCTTATTACCACA GGAACTGCATGAGTGAATTCATGGGACTCATCAAAGGTCGCTATGAGGCAAAGCAAGGTGGATTCCTGCCAGGGGGAGGCAGCCTGCACAGCCCAATGACTCCCCATGGGCCTGATGCCGACTGCTTTGAGAAGGCCAGCAAAGTCAAGCTGGCACCTGAGAGGATTGCTGATGGCACCATG GCATTTATGTTTGAGTCTTCTCTAAATATGGCCGTCACCAAGTGGGGGCTGAAGACCTCTAATTGTCTGGATGAGAACTACTACAAATGCTGGGAACCTCTCAAGAGCCACTTCACCCCCAATTCCAGGAACCCTGCAGAAACTAATTGA